A part of Streptomyces sp. NBC_01210 genomic DNA contains:
- a CDS encoding NAD(P)H-hydrate dehydratase: MRTAYSVETVRAAEAELMARLPEGALMQRAAAGLAAACAALLGRVYGARVVLLVGSGDNGGDALYAGARLARRGAGVAAVLLGARAHEGGLAALRGAGGRVADDPFEVLAVADLVMDGVTGIGGRGGLRPDTVPVVRAARGSNAAVVAVDLPSGVEADTGEVRGEALHADATVTFGTYKPGLLIDPAREYAGTVRLVGIGLEDHLPSVPDLEALQHEDVAWLLPAPAAESDKYRRGVVGVVAGSARYPGAAVLSVAGALRGGSGAVRYVGPAADAVIARFPETLVHRGPPEKAGRVQAWVVGPGIGDDADVVGEVLDSDVPVLVDADGLRLLDAAAVRERGAPTLLTPHAGEAAALLGVAREEVESARLASVRELASRYGATVLLKGSTTLVAAPDNGRSPVRVNPMGTPWLATAGSGDVLSGLAGSLMAAGLDARDAGSAAAYLHGLAARHAASRGTPITAYEVAAALPAAWRDVHD; encoded by the coding sequence ACTGGCCGCCGCCTGCGCCGCTCTGCTGGGCCGGGTGTACGGGGCGCGGGTCGTCCTGCTCGTCGGGAGCGGGGACAACGGTGGCGACGCGCTGTACGCGGGGGCCCGGCTGGCCCGCCGCGGGGCCGGGGTCGCGGCGGTGCTGCTGGGGGCCCGCGCACACGAGGGCGGCCTCGCGGCCCTCCGCGGCGCCGGCGGACGGGTCGCGGACGACCCCTTCGAGGTACTGGCCGTCGCGGACCTGGTCATGGACGGCGTCACCGGGATCGGTGGGCGTGGCGGGCTGCGTCCCGACACGGTGCCGGTGGTGCGGGCGGCGCGCGGGTCCAACGCCGCCGTGGTCGCCGTCGACCTGCCGAGCGGCGTCGAGGCGGACACCGGTGAGGTGCGGGGCGAGGCCCTGCACGCGGATGCGACGGTGACCTTCGGTACGTACAAACCGGGGCTGCTCATCGACCCGGCGCGGGAGTACGCAGGGACGGTACGGCTCGTCGGCATCGGGCTCGAGGACCATCTGCCGTCCGTGCCCGATCTCGAGGCGCTCCAACACGAGGATGTGGCATGGCTGTTGCCGGCGCCGGCCGCGGAGAGCGACAAGTACCGGCGGGGTGTCGTCGGTGTCGTCGCCGGGTCCGCGCGCTATCCGGGCGCGGCGGTGCTCTCGGTGGCGGGCGCGCTGCGCGGCGGATCCGGGGCCGTGCGGTATGTCGGGCCCGCGGCCGACGCGGTGATCGCCCGCTTCCCCGAGACCCTGGTGCACAGGGGGCCGCCCGAGAAGGCGGGACGGGTCCAGGCGTGGGTCGTCGGGCCGGGGATCGGTGACGACGCCGACGTGGTGGGCGAAGTCCTGGACTCCGACGTCCCCGTGCTGGTCGACGCTGACGGGCTGCGGCTGCTGGACGCGGCGGCGGTACGGGAGCGCGGCGCGCCCACGCTGCTGACCCCGCACGCCGGGGAGGCGGCCGCGCTGCTCGGCGTGGCACGCGAGGAGGTGGAGTCGGCGCGGCTGGCCTCCGTACGGGAGCTGGCCTCGCGCTATGGAGCGACGGTGCTGCTCAAGGGCTCGACGACACTGGTTGCCGCGCCGGACAACGGCCGGTCCCCGGTCCGGGTAAATCCGATGGGCACGCCTTGGCTGGCCACGGCGGGCAGTGGCGATGTGCTCTCCGGCCTCGCCGGCTCGCTGATGGCCGCGGGGCTCGACGCGCGGGACGCGGGGTCGGCCGCCGCGTATCTGCACGGGCTGGCTGCCCGCCATGCGGCGTCCCGGGGCACGCCGATCACGGCGTACGAGGTGGCGGCGGCGCTCCCGGCCGCCTGGCGCGACGTGCACGACTGA
- the rimI gene encoding ribosomal protein S18-alanine N-acetyltransferase, whose translation MRWWDLEPVLALEHALFPEDAWSPGMFWSELAHARGPQATRRYVVAEEDGEIVGYAGLAAAGGLGDVQTIAVARGQWGTGLGSRLLTDLLQHATAFECDEVLLEVRVDNTRAQKLYERSGFEPIGFRRGYYQPGNIDALVMRLHVQGTETH comes from the coding sequence ATGCGCTGGTGGGACCTGGAACCGGTGCTCGCGCTCGAGCATGCGCTCTTTCCTGAGGACGCCTGGTCGCCGGGGATGTTCTGGTCCGAGCTCGCGCATGCGCGCGGCCCGCAGGCCACCCGCCGCTATGTGGTCGCCGAGGAGGACGGGGAGATCGTCGGGTACGCCGGGCTGGCTGCGGCCGGCGGGCTCGGAGACGTACAGACCATCGCCGTCGCCCGCGGCCAGTGGGGCACGGGCCTCGGCTCCCGGCTCCTCACCGACCTGCTGCAGCACGCCACCGCCTTCGAGTGCGACGAGGTGCTCCTCGAAGTGCGCGTGGACAACACCAGGGCCCAGAAGCTGTACGAGCGCTCCGGCTTCGAGCCCATCGGATTCCGCCGCGGCTACTACCAGCCCGGCAATATCGACGCCCTCGTCATGCGGCTCCACGTACAAGGAACAGAGACTCACTGA
- a CDS encoding RNA polymerase sigma factor, whose protein sequence is MTAASAVEAVFRIESARIIAGVTRIVRDVGIAEEIAQDALVAALEQWPESGVPDKPGAWLMATAKHRAIDLVRRKETYARKLAEVGRDLEDVPPPEPSGPDDIDDDLLRLIFTACHPVLSTDARIALTLKLLGGLTTEEIARAFLATEPTVAQRIVRAKRALAKAGIPFEVPYGPERAERLSSVLEVIYLVFNEGYSATTGDDWQRPALCEDALRLGRVLAGLMPQEPEVHGLVALLEIQASRTVARTGPDGEPVLLADQNRSRWNQRLIRRGFAALARANAAAGGPPGPYALQAAIAACHAQAVRYEETDWSTIAVLYGRLAALAPSPVVELNRAVAVSMAEGPEAGLAMVDELAAEPALKEYHLLPSVRGDLLARLGRLAEARAEFERAASLTRNERERELLRARAEECGRP, encoded by the coding sequence GTGACGGCAGCAAGCGCGGTGGAAGCGGTATTCCGGATCGAGTCGGCGCGGATCATCGCCGGTGTCACCCGCATCGTGCGCGACGTGGGCATCGCCGAGGAGATCGCGCAGGACGCTCTGGTTGCCGCGCTGGAGCAGTGGCCGGAGTCAGGTGTGCCGGACAAGCCGGGCGCCTGGCTCATGGCCACCGCCAAGCACCGGGCGATCGATCTCGTACGCCGCAAGGAGACGTACGCCCGCAAGCTGGCGGAGGTCGGGCGCGACCTGGAGGACGTGCCGCCGCCTGAGCCATCGGGTCCCGACGACATCGACGACGACCTGCTGCGGCTGATCTTCACCGCCTGTCATCCCGTGCTGTCGACGGACGCACGGATCGCCCTCACGCTGAAACTCCTCGGCGGCCTGACCACCGAGGAGATCGCGCGCGCCTTCCTGGCCACGGAGCCGACGGTCGCGCAGCGCATCGTCCGGGCGAAACGCGCCCTCGCCAAGGCGGGCATCCCCTTCGAGGTCCCGTACGGCCCCGAGCGCGCCGAGCGCCTTTCGTCGGTCCTGGAAGTCATCTACCTCGTCTTCAACGAGGGCTACTCGGCGACCACGGGCGACGACTGGCAGCGCCCGGCGCTCTGCGAGGACGCGTTGCGGCTGGGCCGAGTGCTGGCCGGCCTCATGCCCCAGGAGCCCGAAGTCCATGGCCTGGTAGCGCTGTTGGAGATCCAGGCATCCCGCACGGTGGCGCGCACCGGCCCGGACGGCGAGCCGGTGCTGCTCGCCGACCAGAACCGCTCCCGCTGGAACCAGCGGCTGATCCGGCGCGGCTTCGCGGCGCTGGCACGGGCGAACGCGGCTGCGGGCGGTCCCCCCGGCCCGTACGCCCTCCAGGCCGCGATCGCCGCCTGCCACGCACAGGCGGTGCGTTACGAGGAGACGGACTGGTCCACGATCGCCGTCCTGTACGGCCGGCTCGCGGCGCTCGCCCCGTCCCCCGTGGTGGAGCTGAACCGTGCGGTCGCGGTCTCGATGGCGGAAGGACCGGAGGCGGGGCTCGCGATGGTGGACGAACTGGCGGCGGAACCGGCGCTGAAGGAGTACCACCTGCTGCCGAGCGTGCGCGGCGATCTGTTGGCGCGCCTCGGCCGACTGGCGGAGGCCCGGGCGGAGTTCGAGCGGGCGGCGTCGCTGACGCGCAATGAGCGCGAGCGTGAGCTGCTGCGGGCGCGGGCGGAGGAGTGCGGCCGACCGTAG
- the tsaB gene encoding tRNA (adenosine(37)-N6)-threonylcarbamoyltransferase complex dimerization subunit type 1 TsaB, translating into MLLLAVDTATPAVTAALHDGSSVVAESSRVDARRHGELLLPAVDRVLAEAGAKLDAVTGLVVGVGPGPYTGLRVGLVTATTFGSALGVPVYGVCTLDGLAYVSGLDEPFVVATDARRKEVYWARYDSSGKRVGEPAVDRPADIAEQVAGLPTVGAGALLYPDTFPDARGPEHVSAGALAALAAEKLAAGENEFFQNQGGLPPKPLYLRRPDAQVPKNYKVVTPK; encoded by the coding sequence GTGCTCCTGCTCGCTGTTGATACCGCCACGCCCGCCGTCACCGCCGCCCTCCACGACGGCAGCTCCGTCGTCGCCGAGTCCAGTCGCGTCGACGCGCGCCGACACGGGGAACTGCTGCTGCCCGCCGTGGACCGCGTCCTCGCCGAGGCCGGGGCGAAACTCGACGCCGTCACCGGTCTGGTGGTCGGGGTCGGGCCCGGCCCGTACACCGGACTGCGCGTCGGCCTGGTCACCGCCACGACCTTCGGCTCGGCGCTCGGGGTGCCGGTGTACGGGGTGTGCACGCTGGACGGGCTGGCGTATGTGTCGGGCCTCGACGAGCCCTTTGTGGTTGCGACGGACGCGCGCCGCAAGGAGGTCTACTGGGCCCGGTACGACTCCTCCGGCAAGCGAGTGGGCGAACCCGCCGTCGACCGGCCCGCCGATATCGCGGAGCAGGTCGCGGGCCTGCCCACCGTCGGCGCCGGTGCGCTGCTCTACCCCGACACCTTCCCGGACGCCCGCGGGCCCGAGCATGTCTCGGCCGGAGCGCTCGCCGCGCTGGCCGCCGAGAAGCTGGCCGCCGGTGAGAACGAGTTCTTCCAGAACCAGGGGGGCCTGCCGCCGAAGCCGCTCTATCTGCGCAGGCCCGACGCACAGGTGCCCAAGAACTACAAGGTGGTCACGCCGAAGTGA
- a CDS encoding alpha/beta fold hydrolase yields the protein MSESSTGDAVAAAATAATTGNWRRAGIAGAAIGVIAAGAAAGVAIERMTVGRGMRQKARLALDASGPYGSLRGLPGKALADDGTELYYEADEVDPEAGGPRRRRLFGRKAPAPVTVIFSHGYCLSQDSWHFQRAALRGLVRTVHWDQRSHGRSARGAAQAGPDGVPVAIDQLGRDLKAVIDAAAPEGPLVLVGHSMGGMTIMALADHFPELVRERVVGVAFVGTSCGKLGEVNYGLPVAGVNVVRRVLPGVLKALGSQAELVERGRRATADLFAGLIKRYSFSSKDVDPAVARFAERLIESTPIDVVAEFYPAFVEHDKAEALAVFLEVPVLVLAGDKDLVTPSSHSEAIADLLPDSELVIVPDGGHLVMLEHPEVVTDRLADLLARVGAVPAAANVGPYGSTAQPGG from the coding sequence GTGAGCGAGAGCAGCACGGGGGACGCCGTGGCGGCCGCGGCGACGGCTGCCACGACGGGCAACTGGCGCCGGGCGGGCATCGCCGGCGCCGCGATAGGTGTGATCGCGGCCGGTGCGGCGGCGGGCGTGGCGATCGAGCGGATGACGGTCGGCCGCGGTATGCGCCAGAAGGCGCGGCTGGCGCTGGACGCGTCCGGGCCGTACGGCTCACTGCGCGGCCTGCCGGGCAAGGCGCTCGCCGACGACGGCACGGAGCTCTACTACGAGGCCGACGAGGTGGACCCGGAGGCGGGCGGCCCGCGCCGGCGCCGGCTCTTCGGCCGCAAGGCGCCGGCGCCGGTCACTGTGATCTTCAGCCATGGCTACTGTCTGAGCCAGGACTCCTGGCACTTCCAGCGGGCCGCGCTGCGCGGTCTGGTGCGTACGGTGCACTGGGACCAGCGCAGCCACGGCCGTTCGGCCCGCGGCGCGGCGCAGGCCGGCCCGGACGGCGTGCCGGTCGCCATCGACCAGCTGGGCCGTGACCTCAAGGCGGTCATCGACGCGGCCGCGCCCGAGGGCCCGTTGGTACTGGTCGGCCACTCCATGGGCGGCATGACGATCATGGCGCTCGCCGACCACTTCCCTGAGCTGGTACGGGAGCGGGTCGTCGGCGTCGCCTTCGTCGGCACCTCGTGCGGAAAGCTCGGCGAGGTCAACTACGGGCTGCCGGTCGCGGGCGTGAACGTGGTACGGCGGGTGCTGCCCGGTGTGCTCAAGGCCCTCGGCTCGCAGGCCGAACTGGTCGAGCGGGGCCGCCGGGCCACCGCCGATCTCTTCGCCGGCCTCATCAAGCGGTACTCCTTCTCGTCCAAGGACGTGGACCCGGCGGTGGCGCGGTTCGCGGAGCGGCTCATCGAGTCGACCCCGATCGATGTGGTCGCGGAGTTCTATCCGGCGTTCGTGGAGCACGACAAGGCCGAGGCGCTCGCCGTCTTCCTCGAGGTGCCGGTGCTGGTCCTGGCCGGTGACAAGGACCTGGTCACGCCGAGCTCGCACAGCGAGGCGATCGCGGACCTGCTGCCGGACTCGGAGCTGGTGATCGTGCCGGACGGCGGGCATCTGGTGATGCTGGAGCACCCGGAGGTCGTCACCGACCGGCTTGCGGACCTGCTGGCCCGGGTCGGGGCGGTTCCGGCAGCGGCTAACGTTGGCCCGTATGGAAGCACCGCACAGCCCGGCGGCTGA
- the alr gene encoding alanine racemase, whose product MSTTLPLRARAEIDLAALRANVRALRARAPRAALMAVVKSDAYGHGMVPCARAALEAGATWLGTATPHEALALRAAGIQGRVMCWLWTPGDPWREGVEADLDMSVSALWALREVTAAAREAGRTARIQLKADTGLGRNGCQPADWPELVAAALAAEAEGTVKVTGLWSHFACADEPGHPSIAAQLDVFREVVAYAEKAGLEPEVRHMANSPATLTVPEAHFDLVRTGIAMYGVSPSPELGTPADFGLRPVMTLAASVALVKQVPAGHGVSYGHHYVTTCETTLGLIPLGYADGIPRHASGRGPVLVGGEWHRVAGRVAMDQFVVDLGPDGGSVAEGAQALLFGPGDRGEPTAEDWAEAADTIAYEIVTRIGTRVPRVYLNEDSDE is encoded by the coding sequence ATGAGCACGACACTGCCCCTCCGAGCCCGCGCCGAGATCGACCTCGCGGCCCTGCGCGCCAATGTGCGCGCGCTGCGCGCCCGCGCGCCTCGCGCTGCCCTGATGGCCGTGGTGAAGTCGGACGCGTACGGACACGGCATGGTGCCCTGTGCCAGGGCGGCGCTGGAGGCCGGCGCCACCTGGCTCGGCACCGCCACGCCCCATGAGGCCCTCGCGCTGCGCGCCGCCGGCATCCAAGGGCGGGTGATGTGCTGGCTGTGGACGCCGGGCGACCCCTGGCGCGAAGGCGTCGAGGCCGATCTCGACATGTCGGTGAGCGCTCTGTGGGCGCTGCGCGAAGTCACCGCCGCGGCACGGGAGGCCGGGCGTACGGCCCGTATCCAGCTCAAGGCCGACACCGGCCTCGGGCGCAACGGCTGTCAGCCCGCCGACTGGCCCGAGCTGGTCGCGGCCGCGCTCGCCGCCGAGGCCGAGGGCACCGTCAAAGTCACCGGTCTGTGGTCGCACTTCGCCTGCGCCGACGAGCCGGGACACCCGTCGATCGCCGCGCAACTGGACGTGTTCCGCGAGGTGGTGGCGTACGCCGAGAAGGCGGGCCTCGAGCCCGAGGTCCGGCACATGGCCAACTCCCCGGCGACGCTGACCGTCCCGGAAGCGCACTTCGATCTCGTTCGGACCGGCATCGCGATGTACGGCGTCTCGCCCAGCCCCGAGCTGGGCACGCCCGCGGACTTCGGGCTGCGGCCCGTGATGACGCTCGCCGCGTCCGTGGCGCTGGTCAAGCAGGTCCCGGCGGGGCACGGCGTCAGCTACGGGCATCACTACGTCACGACGTGCGAGACGACGCTCGGCCTGATTCCCCTCGGTTACGCGGACGGCATTCCGCGCCATGCCTCGGGCCGCGGCCCGGTGCTGGTCGGCGGCGAGTGGCACCGGGTCGCGGGCCGGGTGGCGATGGACCAGTTCGTGGTCGACCTCGGCCCGGACGGCGGCTCGGTCGCAGAAGGGGCACAAGCGCTGCTGTTCGGACCGGGCGACCGGGGCGAGCCGACCGCCGAGGACTGGGCCGAGGCGGCGGACACCATCGCATACGAGATCGTCACCCGCATCGGAACGAGGGTTCCGCGCGTCTATCTGAACGAGGACTCCGACGAGTAG
- the tsaE gene encoding tRNA (adenosine(37)-N6)-threonylcarbamoyltransferase complex ATPase subunit type 1 TsaE: protein MEAPHSPAAETTAATTANFTVTARLAVESPEQMQELGRRLAKLLRPGDLVMLTGELGAGKTTLTRGLGEGLGVRGAVTSPTFVISRVHPSLTGGPALVHVDAYRLGGGLDEMEDLDLDVSLPESVVVVEWGDGKVEDLTEDRLHVLIHRVVGDTEDDRREVTLTGYGARWARVDPALLAG, encoded by the coding sequence ATGGAAGCACCGCACAGCCCGGCGGCTGAGACCACCGCCGCCACCACCGCCAACTTCACCGTCACCGCCCGCCTTGCCGTTGAATCGCCCGAGCAGATGCAGGAGCTGGGGCGCAGGCTCGCGAAACTGCTGCGCCCCGGCGACCTGGTGATGCTCACCGGTGAGCTCGGCGCGGGCAAGACGACGCTGACCCGCGGCCTGGGGGAGGGCCTCGGGGTCCGTGGCGCCGTCACGTCCCCGACCTTTGTCATCTCGCGCGTCCACCCCTCGCTGACCGGCGGCCCGGCCCTGGTCCATGTGGACGCGTACCGGCTGGGCGGCGGCCTCGACGAGATGGAGGACCTCGATCTCGACGTCTCGCTGCCGGAGTCGGTGGTGGTCGTGGAGTGGGGCGACGGCAAGGTCGAGGACCTCACGGAGGACCGGCTGCATGTGCTGATCCACCGGGTCGTGGGCGACACGGAGGACGACCGCCGCGAGGTCACCCTGACCGGGTACGGCGCGCGCTGGGCCCGGGTGGATCCGGCTCTCCTGGCCGGCTGA
- the tsaD gene encoding tRNA (adenosine(37)-N6)-threonylcarbamoyltransferase complex transferase subunit TsaD, with protein sequence MADEPLVLGIETSCDETGVGIVRGTTLLADAVASSVDTHARFGGVVPEIASRAHLEAMVPTVERALKQAGVSARDLDGIAVTAGPGLAGALLVGVSAAKAYAYALNKPLYGVNHLASHICVDQLEHGPLPEPTMALLVSGGHSSLLLAPDITSDVRPMGATIDDAAGEAFDKIARVLNLGFPGGPVIDRLAKEGDPAAIAFPRGLSGSRDPAYDFSFSGLKTSVARWVEARRAAGEEVPVRDVAASFQEAVVDVLTRKAVRACKDQGVDHLMIGGGVAANSRLRALAQERCERAGIRLRVPRPGLCTDNGAMVAALGAEMVARGRPASDWELSADSSLPVTDPHVPGRTPAHGQTHDHVHEISKDNLYS encoded by the coding sequence ATGGCTGACGAACCGCTCGTACTCGGCATCGAGACCTCCTGCGACGAGACCGGCGTCGGCATCGTCCGCGGTACGACCCTGCTCGCGGACGCCGTCGCATCGAGCGTGGACACGCATGCCCGCTTCGGCGGTGTGGTCCCGGAGATCGCCTCGCGCGCGCACCTCGAGGCGATGGTGCCGACCGTGGAGCGCGCGCTGAAGCAGGCGGGCGTCTCGGCGCGCGACCTCGACGGCATCGCGGTGACGGCCGGTCCCGGCCTGGCGGGCGCGCTGCTGGTCGGAGTCTCGGCGGCGAAGGCGTACGCGTATGCGCTGAACAAGCCGCTGTACGGGGTGAACCACCTGGCCTCGCACATCTGCGTCGACCAGCTGGAGCACGGCCCGCTGCCCGAGCCGACGATGGCGCTGCTGGTCTCCGGCGGCCACTCCTCGCTGCTGCTCGCGCCGGACATCACCAGCGATGTACGGCCGATGGGCGCGACGATCGACGACGCGGCCGGCGAGGCCTTCGACAAGATCGCTCGGGTGCTGAACCTCGGCTTCCCCGGCGGTCCGGTGATCGACCGGCTGGCGAAGGAGGGCGACCCGGCCGCGATCGCGTTCCCGCGCGGGCTGTCCGGCTCGCGCGACCCGGCGTACGACTTCTCCTTCTCGGGACTCAAGACCTCGGTGGCCCGCTGGGTCGAGGCCAGGCGGGCGGCCGGCGAGGAGGTGCCGGTACGGGATGTGGCGGCGTCCTTCCAGGAGGCGGTCGTGGATGTGCTGACCCGCAAGGCGGTGCGCGCCTGCAAGGACCAGGGTGTGGACCACCTGATGATCGGCGGAGGTGTGGCCGCCAACTCGCGGCTGCGGGCGCTGGCGCAGGAGCGGTGCGAGCGGGCGGGGATCCGGCTGCGGGTACCGCGGCCGGGGCTGTGCACGGACAACGGCGCGATGGTGGCGGCGCTGGGCGCGGAGATGGTGGCGCGGGGCAGGCCGGCCTCGGACTGGGAGCTGTCGGCGGACTCTTCGCTGCCGGTGACGGATCCGCATGTGCCGGGCCGGACGCCTGCGCATGGGCAGACGCATGACCATGTGCACGAGATCAGCAAGGACAACCTCTACTCATGA
- a CDS encoding YciI family protein: MPRYLSMVRINENEMSGEDFPEDFNERMGKLLEEITKAGVMLDTAGLNPTAEGTRVSWSDGKVSYTDGPFTESKEVVGGYALMQCKDKAEALEWTKRFLEIHPENWNITCELREIAEG; encoded by the coding sequence ATGCCGCGCTACCTGTCGATGGTCCGTATCAACGAGAACGAGATGTCCGGGGAGGACTTCCCCGAGGACTTCAACGAGCGCATGGGCAAGCTGCTCGAGGAGATCACCAAGGCCGGCGTCATGCTGGATACGGCCGGTCTCAACCCGACCGCCGAGGGCACCCGGGTGTCCTGGTCGGACGGCAAGGTGTCGTACACCGACGGGCCCTTCACCGAGAGCAAGGAAGTCGTCGGCGGCTACGCCCTCATGCAGTGCAAGGACAAGGCCGAGGCCCTTGAATGGACCAAGCGCTTCCTGGAGATCCACCCGGAGAACTGGAACATCACCTGCGAGCTCCGCGAGATCGCCGAGGGCTGA
- a CDS encoding L,D-transpeptidase: protein MARSSSGLVAGLTAAALAVVGFLAYQASATAPDHPGKPSNPSAVPSAQASGGPKQKPRNPLTVPAKSGAGVRVVYSLGDRRVWLVGEKAQLRRTFQVMPSTVSPQPGVYPVTSRSGTVPGSDGVLIEHVVRFASVGGVPIGFSAARDGSMASPDPEKKTGGVRMKRADGDALWKFAAIGTRVVVVP from the coding sequence GTGGCACGGAGCAGCTCGGGACTGGTGGCCGGGCTCACAGCGGCCGCTCTGGCCGTCGTCGGCTTCCTCGCCTACCAGGCGTCGGCGACCGCTCCCGACCATCCGGGCAAGCCGAGCAACCCGAGTGCGGTCCCGTCCGCGCAGGCCTCCGGCGGCCCCAAGCAGAAGCCCAGGAACCCGCTGACGGTGCCGGCGAAATCGGGCGCAGGCGTGCGCGTCGTGTACTCGCTGGGCGACCGGCGGGTGTGGCTGGTGGGCGAGAAGGCGCAGCTGAGGCGGACCTTCCAGGTCATGCCGTCGACGGTGAGCCCGCAGCCCGGTGTGTACCCGGTGACCTCGCGGTCGGGGACGGTGCCCGGCTCGGACGGGGTGCTGATCGAGCATGTGGTGCGATTCGCGAGCGTCGGCGGTGTGCCGATCGGTTTCAGCGCGGCGCGGGACGGGTCGATGGCGAGCCCGGACCCGGAGAAGAAAACCGGCGGTGTACGGATGAAGCGGGCGGACGGCGACGCGCTGTGGAAGTTCGCGGCGATCGGCACGAGGGTCGTCGTCGTTCCCTAG
- a CDS encoding THUMP-like domain-containing protein, giving the protein MGRVTDLVPFSTLLTDEGQALLAALGDYDPAQELAVASRLRREHPVGLVTAALTQARLRQRAVAKFGAADAQRMFFTPNGVEQATRSSVATYRAGRFAALGVRSVADLCSGIGGDAIALARAGISVLAVDRDPLTAEVARANAEALGLAELIEVRCADVTEIDTGAYDAVFVDPARRGGRGRIFDPEAYSPPLSWAIGAARTRPHAALKIAPGVPHEAVPDDAEAEWISDGGDVKEAVLWFGTRPGTVAATLLPGPRSLTGRGLPDPEVRKVGRFLYEPDGAVIRAHLVAEVAEELDGGLIDETIAYITADGLRPTPYATAYEITDELPFGLKKLKALLREREVGNLTVKKRGSAIEPEELRRKVKPKGPNAATVFLTRVAGAPTMLIGRPA; this is encoded by the coding sequence ATGGGCCGGGTGACCGATCTCGTTCCCTTCTCGACACTGCTGACCGACGAGGGCCAGGCACTGCTCGCCGCACTGGGGGACTACGACCCGGCCCAGGAACTGGCGGTCGCCTCCCGGCTGCGCCGCGAGCACCCGGTCGGGCTTGTCACGGCGGCGCTCACGCAGGCGCGACTACGGCAACGGGCGGTGGCCAAATTCGGCGCGGCGGACGCACAGCGGATGTTCTTCACCCCGAACGGCGTCGAGCAGGCGACCCGCTCCTCGGTCGCGACGTACCGGGCCGGGCGCTTCGCGGCGCTGGGCGTACGGAGCGTGGCGGACCTGTGCAGCGGGATCGGCGGCGACGCGATCGCGCTGGCCCGGGCCGGCATCTCGGTCCTGGCGGTGGACCGCGACCCGCTGACGGCAGAGGTCGCGCGTGCGAACGCGGAGGCGCTGGGCCTGGCCGAGCTGATCGAGGTCCGGTGCGCGGACGTCACGGAGATCGACACGGGTGCGTACGACGCGGTGTTCGTGGACCCGGCCCGGCGGGGCGGCCGGGGCAGGATCTTCGACCCGGAGGCGTACTCCCCGCCCCTCTCCTGGGCGATCGGCGCGGCCCGCACCCGCCCGCACGCTGCCCTCAAGATCGCACCCGGCGTCCCGCACGAGGCGGTCCCGGACGACGCCGAGGCGGAGTGGATCTCGGACGGCGGCGATGTGAAGGAGGCCGTGCTCTGGTTCGGCACCCGGCCGGGCACGGTCGCTGCGACGCTGCTGCCGGGCCCGCGCTCGCTGACCGGCCGCGGGCTGCCGGACCCCGAGGTCCGCAAGGTGGGCCGCTTCCTGTACGAGCCCGACGGCGCGGTGATCCGCGCGCATCTGGTCGCCGAGGTCGCGGAGGAGCTGGACGGCGGGCTGATCGACGAGACGATCGCGTACATCACGGCGGACGGGCTGCGGCCGACCCCGTACGCCACCGCCTACGAGATCACCGATGAACTCCCCTTCGGCCTGAAGAAGTTGAAGGCGCTGCTGCGGGAACGCGAAGTCGGCAATCTGACGGTGAAGAAGCGCGGCTCGGCGATCGAGCCGGAGGAACTGCGCCGCAAGGTGAAGCCCAAGGGGCCGAATGCGGCGACGGTGTTTCTGACGAGGGTGGCGGGGGCGCCGACGATGCTGATCGGACGACCCGCGTAA